A genomic stretch from Achromobacter spanius includes:
- a CDS encoding methyl-accepting chemotaxis protein produces the protein MKITSLRNRILLITCFTVVGALVLSGVTTYQIVRSNMMATISGNLDAIAAGNASAIERWSHDKAQAVTATAAVVEKGDPRGLTKLMGETNGFPISTIGWSDKTYFSTTQTAAGYDPTARPWYKSAVAAGKLTVTKPYGDSGTGKLYVAFTAPMIRGGQTTGVLSGAVPLDGIQSIIRAIRPTPSSLAFVVAADGQVISHVNDKLALKPSTDVAPALTAAALTAMARDGAEPITVSLDGEPKLIKARHIPGTDWSLVIALDQAEATAGLTQVLSATLISLVVLTLVAVAIASVVTSRAFKRLSAVRDAMDTIGSGDGDMTHRLAVVGHDEVAQISVSFNAFVDKISKVMLDVRAGVHSMSAATREIDMGNRDLSQRTETSAGSLQETSSALTQMTSSVRQTEEAAEHAKRLATEASVAAERGGKVVTDAVTTMSAISQSSQRITEIISVIDSIAFQTNILALNAAVEAARAGEQGRGFAVVAGEVRTLAQRSAASAQEIRTLIQASVENVKSGTERVQAAGSTMSEIVDGIARVQRLVNEIHGAMTEQSVGITQIDRSVADMDQATQQNAALVEESAAASAMLSDQARVLADTVGLFKLRGDVQGQGSQGMGNQRLALPHAA, from the coding sequence ATGAAAATCACCTCGTTGCGCAATCGCATTTTATTGATCACCTGCTTTACCGTCGTCGGCGCCCTGGTGCTGTCGGGCGTCACCACCTACCAGATCGTGCGCAGCAACATGATGGCGACCATCTCGGGCAACCTGGACGCCATCGCGGCCGGTAACGCCAGCGCCATCGAGCGCTGGTCGCACGACAAGGCCCAGGCTGTGACCGCCACCGCCGCCGTCGTCGAAAAAGGCGACCCGCGCGGCTTGACCAAGCTGATGGGCGAGACCAACGGCTTTCCCATTTCGACCATCGGCTGGTCGGACAAGACGTATTTTTCCACCACCCAAACCGCGGCCGGTTACGACCCCACCGCGCGGCCCTGGTACAAGAGCGCGGTGGCGGCGGGCAAGCTCACCGTCACCAAACCGTATGGCGATTCGGGCACCGGCAAGCTCTACGTGGCCTTCACCGCCCCGATGATCCGTGGCGGGCAGACGACGGGCGTGCTGAGCGGCGCCGTGCCGCTGGACGGCATCCAGAGCATCATCCGCGCCATCCGCCCCACGCCGTCCAGCCTGGCGTTCGTGGTGGCGGCCGACGGCCAGGTCATTTCGCACGTGAACGACAAGCTGGCGTTGAAGCCGTCCACCGACGTGGCGCCGGCATTGACCGCCGCCGCGCTGACGGCCATGGCGCGCGACGGCGCCGAGCCCATTACCGTCAGCCTGGACGGCGAGCCCAAGCTGATCAAGGCGCGCCACATTCCCGGCACCGACTGGTCGCTGGTGATTGCGCTGGACCAAGCCGAAGCCACGGCCGGCCTGACGCAAGTGCTGAGCGCCACGCTGATTTCGCTGGTGGTGCTGACCCTGGTGGCTGTGGCCATCGCCAGCGTGGTGACGTCGCGCGCCTTCAAGCGCCTGTCGGCCGTGCGCGACGCCATGGACACCATTGGCTCGGGCGACGGCGACATGACGCACCGCCTGGCGGTGGTGGGCCACGACGAAGTGGCGCAGATTTCCGTGTCGTTTAACGCCTTTGTCGACAAAATCAGCAAGGTGATGCTGGATGTGCGCGCAGGCGTGCATTCGATGTCGGCCGCCACGCGCGAGATCGACATGGGCAACCGCGACCTGTCCCAGCGCACGGAAACTTCGGCGGGGTCCTTGCAGGAAACCTCGTCGGCGCTGACGCAGATGACCTCCAGCGTGCGCCAGACGGAAGAAGCCGCTGAACACGCCAAGCGCCTGGCCACGGAAGCCAGCGTGGCCGCCGAGCGCGGCGGCAAAGTGGTGACCGATGCGGTGACGACGATGAGCGCGATTTCGCAATCGTCGCAGCGCATTACCGAGATCATCAGCGTGATCGACAGCATTGCGTTCCAGACCAATATCCTGGCGCTCAACGCCGCCGTGGAAGCCGCGCGCGCGGGCGAACAAGGCCGTGGCTTTGCCGTGGTGGCGGGTGAAGTGCGCACGCTGGCGCAACGCAGCGCGGCGTCCGCGCAAGAGATCCGCACGCTGATCCAGGCCTCGGTGGAAAACGTGAAGAGCGGCACCGAACGGGTACAGGCGGCGGGTTCGACCATGAGCGAGATCGTGGACGGCATTGCCCGCGTGCAGCGCCTAGTGAATGAAATCCATGGCGCCATGACCGAGCAAAGCGTGGGCATCACCCAGATCGACCGCAGCGTGGCTGATATGGACCAGGCCACGCAGCAGAACGCGGCCTTGGTGGAGGAATCCGCCGCGGCTTCGGCCATGCTGAGCGACCAGGCGCGCGTGCTGGCGGATACGGTGGGGCTGTTCAAGCTGCGTGGCGATGTGCAGGGGCAGGGTAGTCAAGGCATGGGCAATCAAAGGCTGGCGTTGCCGCACGCGGCATAA
- a CDS encoding MipA/OmpV family protein, which produces MRMGIVARGLMAGAVFGGAGAAQAQATNGIGLGVGAIPVYEGSSEYRALPVPLINYQSGNFFITPRMGLPAMGLKTSLAPDLDAGVFVGLSLGRKADDADRTKGLDDIKFHAAYGAYVEWRPGRYSLGAGYKQAARSGYGGTLELRASYAALKTEQNTVQVGVSTEWANHDAMQTWFGVTSSQAARSREGLSTYSPSSGFKSAALFTTWSYRINPSWSTVSTIGVNTLLGDARDSPLTERKTNVFGSVGVMYRF; this is translated from the coding sequence ATGCGGATGGGTATAGTAGCAAGAGGCCTGATGGCCGGCGCGGTGTTTGGCGGCGCCGGCGCCGCGCAGGCGCAGGCCACCAACGGCATAGGATTAGGGGTCGGAGCCATTCCGGTCTACGAAGGGTCCAGCGAATATCGCGCGCTGCCCGTGCCGCTCATCAACTACCAGTCTGGCAATTTCTTCATCACGCCCCGCATGGGCTTGCCCGCCATGGGTTTGAAGACGTCCCTGGCGCCTGATCTTGACGCAGGCGTGTTCGTGGGCTTGAGCCTGGGGCGCAAGGCCGACGACGCCGACCGCACCAAAGGCCTGGACGACATCAAGTTCCACGCCGCCTACGGGGCCTATGTGGAATGGCGGCCGGGCCGCTACTCGCTGGGCGCGGGCTACAAGCAGGCGGCGCGCAGCGGCTATGGCGGCACGCTGGAACTGCGCGCGTCCTACGCGGCGCTCAAGACCGAACAGAATACGGTGCAGGTGGGCGTCAGCACGGAATGGGCCAACCATGACGCCATGCAGACCTGGTTCGGCGTGACCTCATCGCAAGCCGCGCGCAGCCGCGAGGGCCTGTCGACGTACTCGCCGTCCTCCGGCTTCAAGTCGGCGGCCTTGTTCACCACCTGGTCGTATCGCATCAACCCAAGCTGGAGCACGGTGTCCACCATCGGCGTCAACACGCTGCTGGGCGACGCGCGCGACAGCCCGCTGACCGAACGCAAGACCAATGTGTTCGGTTCGGTGGGCGTGATGTACCGCTTCTAA
- a CDS encoding response regulator transcription factor — MRILLVEDDPMLGDALRAGLAEDGADVDWARSLPEAQLALVDHGYQAVLLDLGLAAGSGLTLLKTLRGRFDTTPVLIITARDRLSERIQGLDAGADDYLVKPFQLDELLARLRAVLRRSSNSVVSALRCRDVVLEPAGRVVKRGGQEVSLSAHEYHTLLALMQRMGHTVSRDQLEVAVYGSSGTIESNTVAVYIHQLRRKLGEGLIETQHGLGYRMVAGAAP; from the coding sequence GTGCGTATCCTGCTTGTCGAAGACGATCCCATGCTTGGCGATGCCTTGCGTGCGGGCCTGGCCGAAGACGGGGCCGACGTGGACTGGGCACGCTCCTTGCCCGAGGCGCAACTGGCGCTGGTGGACCACGGCTATCAAGCCGTGCTGCTGGACCTGGGCTTGGCCGCCGGTAGCGGGCTGACGCTGCTCAAGACGTTGCGCGGCCGTTTCGATACCACCCCCGTACTGATCATCACCGCGCGCGACCGGCTGAGCGAACGCATCCAGGGGCTGGACGCGGGCGCCGACGATTACCTGGTCAAGCCGTTTCAACTGGACGAACTGCTGGCCCGCCTGCGCGCCGTGCTTCGACGCAGCAGCAACAGCGTGGTGTCGGCGCTGCGCTGCCGCGACGTGGTGCTTGAACCCGCGGGCCGCGTCGTCAAACGCGGCGGCCAGGAAGTCAGCCTTAGCGCGCATGAATATCACACGCTGCTGGCGCTGATGCAGCGCATGGGCCACACCGTCAGCCGCGACCAGTTGGAAGTGGCGGTATACGGCAGCAGCGGCACCATCGAAAGCAACACCGTGGCGGTGTACATCCATCAACTGCGGCGCAAGCTGGGCGAGGGGCTGATCGAAACGCAGCACGGCCTGGGCTATCGCATGGTGGCGGGCGCCGCGCCATGA
- a CDS encoding Dyp-type peroxidase, whose protein sequence is MPDFPPESQAVHSPTTRHAIFIVATINPGADAAATVRAWCEDVAARVRTVNTRSPLENLSCVCAFGSNAWDALFGQPRPANLHPFRVFGDGERVAVSTPGDILLHIRADAMDLCFEVATLLMDGLGDAVTVVDEVHGFRYFDRRAIIGFVDGTENPEGREAVHFTVIGDEDPEFAGGSYVLVQKYLHDMAAWNALTVESQEGVIGRHKLSNVELDDDIKPASSHSALTTLEENGQEIKILRDNMPFGRAGMGEFGTYFIGYARTPAPIEQMLENMFVGRPAGNYDRLLDYSRAVTGGLFFVPSADLLEELASRPAVAAMAQDDAAPATAGVPAQE, encoded by the coding sequence ATGCCCGATTTTCCGCCTGAATCCCAAGCCGTCCACAGCCCCACGACGCGCCACGCCATCTTTATCGTGGCCACGATCAACCCCGGCGCCGACGCCGCCGCCACCGTGCGGGCCTGGTGCGAAGACGTGGCGGCCCGCGTGCGTACCGTCAATACGCGCTCGCCCTTGGAAAACCTGTCCTGTGTGTGCGCGTTCGGTTCCAACGCCTGGGACGCCCTGTTCGGGCAGCCACGCCCCGCCAACCTGCACCCGTTCCGCGTCTTCGGCGATGGCGAGCGCGTGGCCGTGTCGACCCCGGGCGACATCCTGCTGCACATCCGCGCCGACGCCATGGACCTGTGCTTTGAAGTGGCGACCTTGTTGATGGACGGCCTGGGCGACGCAGTGACGGTGGTGGATGAAGTGCACGGTTTCCGCTACTTCGACCGCCGCGCCATCATCGGCTTTGTCGACGGCACCGAAAACCCCGAAGGGCGCGAAGCCGTGCATTTCACGGTCATCGGCGATGAAGACCCCGAGTTCGCGGGCGGCAGCTACGTGCTGGTGCAGAAGTACCTGCACGACATGGCCGCGTGGAATGCGCTGACCGTGGAAAGCCAGGAAGGCGTCATCGGCCGGCACAAGCTGTCCAACGTGGAACTGGACGACGACATCAAGCCGGCGTCGTCCCACAGCGCCTTGACCACGCTGGAAGAGAATGGCCAGGAAATCAAGATCCTGCGCGACAACATGCCATTCGGCCGCGCGGGCATGGGCGAATTCGGCACGTATTTCATCGGCTACGCGCGTACACCCGCGCCGATCGAGCAGATGCTGGAAAACATGTTCGTGGGCCGTCCGGCGGGCAACTACGACCGCTTGCTGGACTACAGCCGCGCGGTGACGGGCGGGCTGTTCTTCGTGCCGTCGGCGGATCTGCTGGAGGAACTGGCGTCGCGCCCCGCCGTGGCGGCCATGGCGCAGGACGACGCCGCGCCGGCGACGGCGGGCGTGCCGGCTCAAGAATAA